From Paracoccus aminovorans, one genomic window encodes:
- a CDS encoding saccharopine dehydrogenase family protein: MAKNVLIIGAGGVAQVVAHKVAQNAKEFGTLHIASRTVSKAEKIIASIREKGHSVEFAAHPLDAMDSAAVAALIRQIDAHIVINVGSAFVNMTVLQGCIDTGAAYIDTAIHEDPAKVCETPPWYGNYEWKRRADCEKAGVTAILGAGFDPGVVNAYARLAEDEYFDKIESIDIVDINAGSHGRWFATNFDPEINFREFTGTVYSWQGGEWRTNKMFEVGREWDLPVVGKRTAYLSGHDEVHSLSARYKDADVRFWMGFGEHYINVFTVLQNLGLLSEQPVKTAEGLEVVPLKLVKAVLPDPASLAPDYEGKTCIGDLVKGTLDGKPGEVFIYNVADHKDAYNEVGSQGISYTAGVPPVAAAILIARGPWDVRKMANVEDLPARPFLEMLGDLGLPTRVIDASGDHPL; the protein is encoded by the coding sequence TTGGCCAAGAACGTGCTCATCATCGGCGCCGGCGGCGTCGCCCAGGTGGTCGCGCACAAGGTGGCGCAGAACGCCAAGGAATTCGGAACGCTGCATATCGCCAGCCGAACCGTGTCCAAGGCCGAGAAGATCATCGCGAGCATTCGTGAGAAGGGCCATTCGGTCGAATTCGCCGCCCATCCGCTGGACGCCATGGACAGCGCGGCGGTGGCGGCGCTGATCCGCCAGATCGACGCGCATATCGTCATCAACGTGGGCTCGGCCTTCGTGAACATGACCGTGCTGCAAGGCTGCATCGACACCGGCGCCGCCTATATCGACACCGCCATCCACGAGGACCCGGCCAAGGTCTGCGAGACGCCGCCCTGGTACGGCAACTACGAATGGAAGCGGCGCGCGGACTGCGAAAAGGCCGGCGTGACCGCCATTCTGGGCGCGGGCTTTGACCCCGGCGTGGTCAACGCCTATGCCCGGCTGGCCGAGGACGAATATTTCGACAAGATCGAATCGATCGACATCGTCGACATCAACGCCGGCAGCCACGGCCGCTGGTTCGCCACCAATTTCGACCCCGAGATCAATTTCCGCGAATTCACCGGCACGGTCTATTCCTGGCAGGGCGGCGAATGGCGCACCAACAAGATGTTCGAGGTCGGCCGCGAATGGGACCTGCCCGTCGTCGGCAAGCGCACCGCCTATCTGTCCGGCCATGACGAGGTGCACAGCCTCTCGGCCCGCTACAAGGACGCCGACGTGCGCTTCTGGATGGGCTTCGGCGAGCATTACATCAATGTCTTCACCGTGTTGCAGAACCTGGGCCTGCTGTCGGAGCAGCCGGTCAAGACCGCCGAGGGGCTGGAGGTCGTGCCGCTGAAACTGGTCAAGGCCGTGCTGCCCGACCCGGCCAGCCTGGCGCCCGACTACGAGGGCAAGACCTGCATCGGCGATCTGGTCAAGGGCACGCTGGACGGCAAGCCGGGCGAGGTCTTCATCTACAACGTCGCCGACCACAAGGACGCTTATAACGAGGTCGGCAGCCAGGGCATCAGCTACACCGCCGGCGTGCCGCCGGTCGCGGCGGCGATCCTGATCGCCCGCGGCCCCTGGGACGTCCGGAAGATGGCCAATGTCGAGGACCTGCCGGCCCGTCCCTTCCTGGAAATGCTGGGCGACCTGGGCCTGCCGACCCGCGTCATCGACGCCTCGGGCGACCATCCGCTGTAA
- a CDS encoding AI-2E family transporter: MVPPDNHMFPVSKPDEKRSLPRVANWAVIGIFLFLLFTFFADARDFLMPVTLAFLLFFVFVPFRRLMERLGIGAVVTAAIVSLGLVISVVVIGFVISGPVNRLIENSSQIGDRLEQRFTELRSNFRGLERAAEKIDELTGGGGKPPPAPPGEAVPDATLTGTLTSVPEPGTPQPPDQKIQVEVNAAPQTSTLVSVLNLGPAFVGQIILTLFLLFFLLSSGDLLYLKIVQSFDSMREKRAAYLALREIEDSLGAYLGAITLINACLGIAVGLAMWAWGMPSPMLFGLAVFLLNYIPYLGPITGVIVTMLVGLFVYDDLFTPFMVGLTYFGISAVEGQLITPYFVSRKLQLNTVVVFLTVALWAWLWSVIGMIVAVPLLVVMRVLADHIPGLEKFGNFLAGEDPPALEDEDEEEARDLVEAGDDAGDAADAAKATAPLAAPG, from the coding sequence ATGGTGCCGCCAGACAATCACATGTTCCCGGTCTCGAAACCGGACGAAAAGCGGTCCCTGCCCCGCGTCGCCAATTGGGCGGTGATCGGCATCTTCCTGTTCCTGCTGTTCACCTTCTTCGCCGACGCGCGGGACTTCCTGATGCCGGTGACGCTGGCCTTTCTGCTGTTCTTCGTGTTCGTCCCCTTCCGCCGGCTGATGGAGCGGCTGGGCATCGGCGCCGTCGTCACCGCAGCCATCGTCTCGCTGGGGCTGGTGATCTCGGTGGTGGTGATCGGCTTCGTGATCTCGGGGCCGGTGAACCGGCTGATCGAGAACTCCTCGCAGATCGGCGACCGGCTGGAGCAGCGCTTTACCGAACTGCGCAGCAATTTCCGCGGGCTGGAGCGGGCGGCGGAAAAGATCGACGAACTGACCGGCGGCGGCGGCAAGCCCCCTCCTGCTCCTCCGGGCGAGGCGGTGCCGGACGCCACGCTGACCGGCACGCTGACCTCGGTGCCGGAACCGGGCACGCCGCAGCCCCCGGACCAGAAGATCCAGGTCGAGGTGAACGCCGCGCCCCAGACCTCGACCCTGGTCAGCGTGTTGAACCTTGGCCCGGCCTTCGTCGGCCAGATCATCCTGACGCTGTTCCTGCTGTTCTTCCTGCTGTCCTCGGGCGATCTGCTTTACCTCAAGATCGTGCAGAGCTTCGACTCCATGCGCGAAAAGCGCGCCGCCTACCTGGCGCTGCGCGAGATCGAGGATTCGCTCGGCGCCTATCTGGGCGCGATCACGCTGATCAACGCCTGCCTGGGCATCGCGGTCGGGCTGGCGATGTGGGCCTGGGGCATGCCCAGCCCGATGCTCTTTGGCTTGGCGGTGTTCCTGCTGAACTACATCCCCTATCTGGGGCCGATCACCGGCGTCATCGTCACCATGCTGGTCGGGCTGTTCGTCTATGACGACCTGTTCACGCCCTTCATGGTCGGCCTGACCTATTTCGGCATCTCGGCGGTCGAGGGCCAGCTGATTACGCCCTATTTCGTCTCGCGCAAGCTGCAGCTGAACACGGTCGTGGTGTTCCTGACCGTAGCGCTTTGGGCCTGGCTGTGGTCGGTGATCGGCATGATCGTCGCGGTGCCGCTGCTGGTGGTGATGCGGGTGCTGGCCGACCATATTCCCGGGCTCGAGAAATTCGGCAACTTCCTGGCCGGCGAGGATCCGCCCGCATTGGAGGACGAGGACGAGGAAGAGGCCCGCGATCTGGTCGAAGCCGGCGACGATGCCGGCGACGCGGCCGACGCCGCCAAGGCCACCGCGCCGCTGGCCGCACCGGGATAG
- a CDS encoding GlxA family transcriptional regulator: MPEPDTSSDQNQPRLRIGFLLAPRFTLSAFATFVDVLRLAADDGDGSRPIRCRWRVLSSDMAPVQSSCGIRIEPDERLGDPTRFDYIVAVGGLIDGGPGLSLDQGAFLKRAAQARVPLAGLCTAVFSMARFGLMDGYRCCVSWFHHQDFLAEFEKMRPVSDQIFVVDRDRLSCSGGVSAAHLAAFLIDRHLGRAAARKALSILMIDEPMQGDRPQPGLPLELHARDPLVRRALLAMQQNLHAPLPIARIARDLGVGRRKLERHFNADLGIPPADASIRIRLAQARMLLARTDRTVTRIAEETGFCDASHLIRVFRETEGTTPDLWRQSRGVLTEQEPV, encoded by the coding sequence ATGCCCGAACCCGACACATCCTCCGACCAGAACCAGCCCCGGCTGCGCATCGGCTTCCTGCTGGCGCCGCGTTTCACGCTGTCGGCCTTTGCCACTTTCGTCGACGTGCTGCGCCTGGCCGCCGACGACGGCGACGGCTCGCGGCCGATCCGCTGCCGCTGGCGGGTGCTGTCCTCGGACATGGCGCCGGTGCAAAGCTCTTGCGGCATCCGCATCGAGCCGGACGAGCGGCTGGGCGATCCGACGCGCTTCGACTATATCGTCGCCGTGGGCGGGCTGATCGACGGCGGTCCCGGCCTGTCGCTGGACCAGGGCGCCTTCCTGAAGCGGGCGGCGCAGGCGCGGGTGCCGCTGGCCGGGCTTTGCACCGCGGTGTTCTCGATGGCGCGCTTCGGACTGATGGACGGCTACCGCTGCTGCGTCAGCTGGTTCCACCACCAGGATTTCCTGGCCGAGTTCGAGAAGATGCGCCCGGTCTCGGACCAGATCTTCGTGGTGGATCGCGACCGGCTGTCCTGTTCCGGCGGGGTCAGCGCGGCGCATCTGGCCGCCTTCCTGATCGACCGCCACCTGGGCCGTGCCGCGGCGCGCAAGGCGCTGTCGATCCTGATGATCGACGAGCCGATGCAAGGCGACCGCCCCCAGCCCGGCCTGCCGCTGGAACTGCACGCCCGCGACCCGCTGGTCCGCCGGGCCCTGCTGGCGATGCAGCAGAACCTGCACGCACCCCTGCCCATCGCCCGCATCGCCCGCGACCTGGGCGTCGGCCGGCGCAAGCTGGAACGGCATTTCAACGCCGATCTGGGGATTCCGCCCGCCGATGCCTCGATCCGCATCCGGTTGGCGCAGGCGCGGATGCTGCTGGCGCGCACCGACCGCACCGTCACCCGCATCGCCGAGGAGACCGGCTTCTGCGACGCCTCGCACCTGATCCGCGTCTTCCGCGAGACCGAGGGCACCACCCCCGACCTCTGGCGTCAAAGCCGCGGCGTGCTGACCGAGCAAGAGCCGGTCTGA
- the glmS gene encoding glutamine--fructose-6-phosphate transaminase (isomerizing) encodes MCGIIGILGQHEVSPQLVEALKRLEYRGYDSAGVATVDEAGRLDRRRAVGKLVNLSDRLVHEPLTGHAGIGHTRWATHGAATEANAHPHRRGPVAVVHNGIVENFRELRDEVIALGMEPESQTDTETVALLTAWHMAQGMDAIQAARATLSRLHGAFALAFLFEGETDLMIAARKGSPLAIGHGEGEMFLGSDAIALAPFTDRITYLEDGDHAILRRAGAQVFDAEGRSVEREVQQIDVGSTRIDKGGYRHFMAKEIAEQPVVLGDALNHYIKGDRLVLPEAIDFRGVDRLTLVGCGTAFYAAHVARYWFETLAGLPCDLDVASEFRYREPPLSPQSWALFVSQSGETADTLAALHYARDKVARTVGVVNVGTSAIARDADIALPTLAGIEVGVASSKAFTCQLAVLAVLALKAAHDRGRLTDAELAAHLADLRALPALLNQALAVSDECRRLAGWLSEAQDVLYLGRGALYPVALEGALKLKELSYIHAEGYASGELKHGPIALIDRNVPVVVLAPRDELFDKTVSNMQEVMARHGQVLLISDPAGLELGGHGVRAELRMPTGGGLFQPILYAVPMQYLAYHTAVAKGTDVDQPRNLAKSVTVE; translated from the coding sequence ATGTGCGGAATCATCGGAATCCTGGGCCAGCACGAGGTCTCGCCCCAACTGGTCGAGGCGCTGAAGCGGCTGGAATACCGCGGCTATGACAGCGCCGGCGTGGCGACGGTCGACGAAGCCGGCCGGCTGGACCGGCGCCGGGCGGTGGGCAAGCTGGTCAATCTCTCGGACCGGCTGGTGCATGAGCCGCTGACCGGCCATGCCGGCATCGGCCATACCCGCTGGGCCACCCATGGCGCCGCGACCGAGGCCAACGCCCACCCCCATCGTCGCGGCCCGGTGGCCGTTGTCCACAACGGCATCGTCGAGAATTTCCGCGAATTGCGCGACGAGGTGATCGCGCTGGGCATGGAGCCCGAATCGCAGACCGATACCGAGACGGTGGCCCTGCTGACCGCCTGGCACATGGCGCAGGGCATGGACGCGATCCAGGCCGCGCGGGCGACGCTGTCGCGGCTGCACGGCGCCTTCGCGCTGGCCTTCCTCTTCGAGGGCGAGACCGACCTGATGATCGCCGCCCGCAAGGGCAGCCCGCTGGCCATCGGCCACGGCGAGGGCGAGATGTTCCTGGGCTCGGACGCCATCGCTCTGGCACCCTTCACCGATCGCATCACCTATCTTGAGGACGGCGACCACGCCATCCTGCGCCGCGCCGGCGCCCAGGTCTTCGACGCCGAGGGCCGGTCGGTCGAGCGCGAGGTGCAGCAGATCGACGTCGGCTCGACCCGGATCGACAAGGGCGGCTATCGCCATTTCATGGCCAAGGAGATCGCGGAACAACCGGTTGTTTTGGGCGACGCGCTGAACCACTACATCAAGGGCGACCGTCTGGTGCTGCCCGAGGCGATCGACTTTCGCGGCGTGGACCGGCTGACGCTGGTCGGCTGCGGCACCGCCTTCTATGCCGCCCATGTCGCGCGCTACTGGTTCGAGACGCTGGCGGGCCTGCCCTGCGACCTGGACGTGGCCTCCGAGTTCCGTTACCGCGAGCCGCCGCTGTCGCCGCAAAGCTGGGCGCTGTTCGTCAGCCAGTCGGGCGAGACCGCGGATACGCTGGCGGCGCTGCATTACGCCCGCGACAAGGTGGCGCGGACGGTGGGGGTGGTGAACGTCGGCACCTCGGCCATCGCGCGCGACGCCGACATCGCCCTGCCGACGCTGGCCGGGATCGAGGTCGGCGTAGCCTCGTCCAAGGCCTTCACTTGCCAGCTTGCCGTGCTGGCGGTGCTGGCGCTGAAGGCGGCGCATGACCGTGGCCGGCTGACGGATGCGGAACTGGCGGCGCATCTTGCCGACCTGCGCGCGCTGCCGGCGCTGCTGAACCAGGCGCTGGCGGTCAGCGACGAATGCCGCCGGCTGGCCGGCTGGCTGTCCGAGGCGCAGGACGTGCTCTACCTGGGGCGCGGCGCGCTATACCCGGTGGCGCTGGAGGGCGCGCTGAAGCTGAAGGAGCTCAGCTACATCCATGCCGAGGGCTATGCCTCGGGCGAGTTGAAGCACGGGCCCATCGCGCTGATCGACCGCAACGTGCCGGTGGTGGTGCTGGCCCCGCGCGACGAGCTGTTCGACAAGACGGTCTCGAACATGCAGGAGGTCATGGCGCGGCACGGGCAGGTGCTGCTGATCTCGGACCCGGCGGGGCTGGAGCTGGGCGGCCATGGCGTCCGGGCGGAGCTGCGGATGCCCACCGGCGGCGGGCTGTTCCAGCCGATCCTCTATGCGGTGCCGATGCAATATCTGGCCTATCACACGGCGGTCGCCAAGGGCACGGACGTGGACCAGCCGCGCAACCTCGCGAAGTCTGTGACGGTGGAATAG